One window of the Methanocaldococcus vulcanius M7 genome contains the following:
- the pyrE gene encoding orotate phosphoribosyltransferase codes for MCKNAELIKMLKEVGCIKFGDFVLSSGKRSDYYIDIKKATTNPKVLKLVGEMIADRIKDENVKVAGVELGSVPIATAVSIISQKPLLIVRKKAKDYGTKNKIEGELNKGDRVVIVEDVTTTGGSVLKAVKEIRENGGIVDRVFVVVDRMEGARENLKKEGVELIPLVSVKELRENL; via the coding sequence ATGTGTAAAAATGCTGAGTTGATAAAAATGCTAAAAGAGGTTGGATGTATAAAATTTGGGGATTTTGTTTTATCTTCTGGTAAGAGAAGTGATTATTATATTGATATTAAGAAGGCAACAACAAATCCAAAGGTTTTAAAATTAGTTGGAGAGATGATAGCGGATAGGATTAAAGATGAAAATGTTAAAGTTGCAGGTGTTGAACTTGGGTCTGTTCCAATAGCAACTGCTGTTTCTATAATATCCCAAAAACCTCTATTAATTGTAAGAAAAAAAGCGAAAGATTACGGAACTAAAAATAAGATTGAGGGAGAATTAAATAAAGGAGATAGAGTTGTTATTGTTGAAGATGTCACTACAACAGGAGGAAGTGTTTTAAAGGCAGTAAAAGAAATTAGAGAGAATGGCGGAATTGTTGATAGGGTTTTTGTAGTTGTTGACAGAATGGAAGGGGCAAGAGAAAATCTGAAAAAAGAGGGCGTGGAGTTGATACCTCTTGTAAGTGTTAAGGAGTTAAGAGAAAATCTTTAA
- the rnhB gene encoding ribonuclease HII has translation MCLIIVGVDEAGRGPVLGPMVVCAFAIEKDREDLLRDLGVKDSKLLSKSKRSQLKKQLERIGYVKKKILTANEINTLMNKINLNEIEINAFSEVIMGLINDLNLKDEYLEIYVDACSTNAKKFENELKNRIKDIENQKNLKIKVIAEHKADLKYPIVSSASIIAKADRDEIIEQYKKKYGEIGSGYPSDPKTIKFLEKYFEEYGSLPNIARVHWKTCKRILDRSKQTTLKLDL, from the coding sequence ATGTGTTTGATAATTGTAGGAGTCGATGAAGCAGGAAGGGGGCCTGTTCTTGGGCCTATGGTTGTTTGTGCTTTTGCAATCGAGAAAGATAGAGAGGATTTACTAAGAGATCTTGGAGTTAAAGATAGTAAGTTGTTGAGTAAAAGTAAGAGATCTCAATTGAAAAAACAACTTGAACGTATTGGATATGTTAAGAAAAAAATACTGACGGCAAATGAGATAAATACCTTAATGAATAAAATAAATTTAAATGAAATAGAGATCAATGCATTTTCAGAGGTTATTATGGGATTAATAAATGATCTAAATTTAAAGGACGAATATTTAGAAATATATGTGGATGCATGTAGCACAAATGCAAAAAAATTTGAAAATGAACTTAAAAACAGAATAAAAGATATAGAAAATCAGAAAAATTTAAAAATAAAAGTTATTGCTGAACATAAAGCTGACTTAAAGTATCCTATTGTTTCTTCCGCTTCTATAATTGCAAAGGCGGATAGGGATGAGATAATAGAGCAGTATAAGAAAAAATACGGAGAAATTGGAAGTGGTTATCCCTCAGATCCAAAAACAATAAAATTTCTTGAAAAATATTTTGAAGAGTATGGATCTCTCCCAAATATTGCAAGAGTTCACTGGAAAACGTGTAAAAGAATCTTAGATAGATCGAAACAAACAACTCTTAAATTGGACTTGTGA
- a CDS encoding tRNA (adenine-N1)-methyltransferase gives MFAYKLLVDERGKRYLLKRNVEKFGTDLGVVDMKGVEEGVELISHKGHKFYLVEPTMFDILKRMKRTVTTLLPKDIGFIIARAGIREGETVVEAGTGSGALTMYLSNAVGKTGKVITYDIRPEFAKVARKNLLKVGAIKKGQRIIGLDEEFDDEGEIEIENGLFNVIQKIGDVREKIDEENVDVIVLDLPDPWNVVENAKKALNSKRGRIVTYLPYIEQVKKTVEKLKEEGFWDIHTYELIEREIEISEKGVRPSTRMIGHTGYITVARVPPKQI, from the coding sequence ATGTTTGCTTATAAATTATTAGTTGATGAGCGAGGAAAGAGATACTTATTAAAACGAAATGTTGAAAAATTCGGAACGGATCTTGGAGTAGTAGATATGAAAGGCGTTGAAGAGGGCGTTGAATTAATATCTCACAAAGGCCATAAATTCTACTTAGTTGAGCCAACAATGTTTGATATATTAAAAAGGATGAAAAGAACAGTTACGACATTATTACCTAAGGATATAGGATTTATAATTGCAAGAGCAGGAATTCGAGAAGGAGAAACCGTAGTTGAAGCAGGAACGGGCTCGGGAGCTTTAACTATGTATTTGTCCAATGCTGTTGGAAAAACTGGAAAGGTTATAACCTATGATATAAGACCTGAATTTGCCAAGGTTGCGAGAAAAAATCTCCTTAAAGTTGGGGCAATTAAGAAAGGACAGAGAATTATAGGTTTAGATGAGGAATTTGACGATGAAGGAGAAATTGAAATAGAGAATGGATTATTTAATGTCATTCAAAAAATTGGAGATGTTAGAGAGAAAATAGACGAGGAAAATGTGGATGTTATTGTCCTTGATTTGCCTGATCCTTGGAATGTTGTTGAGAATGCAAAAAAAGCTTTGAATAGTAAAAGAGGCCGAATAGTTACTTATCTCCCATATATTGAACAAGTAAAAAAAACCGTTGAAAAACTTAAAGAAGAAGGGTTTTGGGACATCCATACATATGAATTGATAGAAAGAGAAATCGAGATCTCAGAGAAAGGAGTCCGCCCATCTACACGAATGATTGGACACACTGGATACATAACCGTTGCAAGAGTTCCTCCTAAACAAATTTAA
- the rpiA gene encoding ribose-5-phosphate isomerase RpiA, which produces MSSEDLKLKVAKEAVKLVKDGMVIGLGTGSTSALFIRELGNRIKEEELTVFGIPTSFEAKMLAMQYEIPLVSLDEYDIDIAFDGADEVEEKTLFLIKGGGGCHTQEKIVDYNAGEFVVLVDEGKLVKKLGEKFPIPVEVIPLSYRVVMRALSEMGGDAVIRLGERKRGPVITDNGNMILDTFMNIEDAVELEKEINNIPGVVENGIFTKVDKVLVGTKRGVKTLKK; this is translated from the coding sequence GTGTCAAGCGAAGATCTAAAACTGAAAGTAGCGAAAGAAGCGGTAAAATTAGTTAAAGATGGAATGGTTATAGGTTTAGGAACCGGTTCAACATCCGCTCTATTTATTCGAGAACTTGGAAATAGGATAAAAGAAGAAGAATTAACGGTCTTTGGTATTCCAACGTCTTTCGAAGCTAAAATGTTGGCAATGCAATATGAAATACCTCTTGTTAGCTTAGACGAGTATGATATTGATATTGCTTTCGATGGAGCTGATGAAGTGGAAGAAAAAACGCTATTCTTAATAAAGGGCGGAGGAGGATGCCACACTCAGGAAAAGATCGTTGACTATAATGCAGGAGAGTTCGTTGTATTAGTTGATGAAGGAAAACTTGTAAAAAAATTAGGAGAGAAATTTCCGATTCCAGTAGAGGTGATTCCTCTCTCCTATAGAGTTGTTATGAGGGCATTATCAGAAATGGGAGGAGATGCAGTTATAAGGTTAGGAGAAAGAAAGAGGGGGCCCGTTATAACCGACAACGGCAATATGATCTTAGATACATTTATGAATATAGAAGATGCCGTAGAACTTGAAAAAGAGATAAATAACATCCCAGGTGTTGTGGAGAACGGAATATTTACGAAAGTTGATAAGGTTTTAGTGGGAACAAAAAGAGGAGTGAAAACATTAAAAAAATAG
- a CDS encoding formate--phosphoribosylaminoimidazolecarboxamide ligase, which produces MIKKEEILEIFKRYNKDEITIATLGSHTSLHILKGAKLEGFSTVCITMKGRDVPYKRFKVADKFIYVDNFSDIKNEEIQEKLRELNAIVVPHGSFIAYCGLDNVENNFLVPMFGNRKILRWESERNLEGKLLREAGLRVPKKYKSPEDIDGTVIVKFPGARGGRGYFIASSTEEFYKKAEDLKNRGILDDEDIKNAHIEEYVVGTNFCIHYFYSPLKDEVELLGMDRRYESNIDGLVRIPAKDQLEMNINPSYVITGNIPVVIRESLLPQVFEMGDKLVAKAKELIPPGMIGPFCLQSLCNENLELVVFEMSARVDGGTNSFMNGSAYSFLYNGEPLSMGQRIAREIKMALQLNMIDRIIS; this is translated from the coding sequence ATGATAAAAAAAGAGGAAATTTTAGAGATATTTAAAAGATATAATAAAGATGAGATTACAATAGCAACATTGGGAAGCCATACCTCTTTACATATTTTAAAAGGAGCAAAGTTAGAAGGATTTTCAACTGTTTGCATAACTATGAAAGGTAGGGATGTTCCATACAAAAGGTTTAAAGTTGCGGATAAATTTATATATGTGGATAACTTTTCTGATATAAAAAATGAAGAAATTCAGGAAAAGTTGAGAGAATTAAATGCTATTGTAGTCCCACATGGCTCTTTTATTGCCTACTGTGGTTTAGACAACGTAGAAAACAATTTTTTAGTTCCGATGTTTGGAAATAGAAAAATATTAAGATGGGAGTCAGAAAGAAATTTAGAAGGTAAATTATTACGAGAAGCAGGACTAAGAGTCCCTAAAAAATATAAAAGTCCCGAGGATATTGATGGAACAGTTATAGTTAAATTCCCAGGAGCAAGAGGAGGGAGAGGATATTTCATTGCCTCGTCAACAGAGGAATTTTATAAAAAAGCGGAAGATTTAAAAAATAGAGGTATATTAGATGATGAAGATATAAAGAACGCTCATATCGAGGAGTATGTTGTTGGAACCAACTTCTGTATACATTACTTCTACTCTCCATTAAAGGATGAAGTTGAATTATTAGGAATGGATAGAAGATATGAAAGTAATATAGATGGTTTGGTTAGAATTCCTGCAAAAGATCAGTTAGAAATGAATATAAACCCGAGCTACGTTATTACTGGAAACATTCCTGTGGTTATTAGGGAAAGTTTACTGCCTCAGGTCTTTGAAATGGGAGATAAGTTAGTTGCCAAGGCAAAAGAACTCATCCCACCGGGAATGATTGGACCTTTCTGTTTGCAGAGTTTATGTAATGAAAACCTTGAATTAGTTGTATTTGAGATGAGTGCAAGAGTTGACGGAGGAACAAACAGCTTTATGAATGGTAGTGCTTACTCCTTCCTATACAATGGTGAGCCATTGAGTATGGGACAAAGGATAGCAAGGGAAATTAAAATGGCCTTGCAGTTAAATATGATAGATAGGATCATCTCATAA
- a CDS encoding proteasome assembly chaperone family protein — MIKIITRTLKEIEPLDNALLIEGLPGIGHVGRLAAEHLVHEFKGEKFLELFCYDFPPQVLVKDDGTIEYMSAEFYVIEDPKPMIVVLGNTQALSPVGQYYLSENIVDIGIKYGANFVYTLGGFGVGKLCEEVKVYGATTSKKLAEKLKENGILFRTDGGGIVGAAGLMLMFADLRGIDGVCLMGETPGYLIDPNAAKAVLEKFCKLENIEINMEELEKRAKGMEQFIEKIKKFEEEMMKAAQAKPPNEEDLRYIG, encoded by the coding sequence ATGATCAAGATTATCACAAGAACATTAAAGGAGATTGAGCCATTGGATAATGCCCTTCTAATTGAAGGATTGCCTGGAATTGGCCATGTTGGAAGGTTGGCAGCTGAACATTTGGTTCACGAGTTTAAAGGAGAGAAGTTTTTAGAACTTTTTTGTTATGATTTTCCACCGCAAGTGCTGGTAAAGGATGATGGGACTATTGAATATATGTCTGCTGAGTTTTATGTTATTGAAGATCCAAAACCAATGATTGTAGTTTTAGGTAATACTCAGGCCTTATCTCCAGTTGGACAGTATTATCTTTCTGAAAATATTGTAGATATAGGAATTAAATATGGGGCCAATTTTGTTTATACGTTGGGAGGTTTTGGTGTAGGAAAGTTATGTGAAGAAGTAAAGGTTTATGGAGCAACTACATCAAAGAAGTTAGCTGAAAAATTAAAGGAGAATGGAATACTTTTCAGGACTGATGGTGGTGGAATTGTAGGAGCTGCTGGATTAATGCTAATGTTTGCAGATTTGAGGGGAATTGATGGAGTATGCTTGATGGGAGAAACTCCGGGGTATTTAATTGATCCAAATGCTGCAAAAGCGGTTTTAGAAAAGTTCTGTAAGCTTGAAAATATAGAGATTAATATGGAAGAGTTGGAGAAAAGAGCTAAGGGAATGGAGCAATTCATTGAGAAAATAAAGAAATTTGAAGAAGAAATGATGAAGGCCGCTCAGGCAAAGCCACCAAATGAGGAGGATTTAAGATATATAGGTTAA
- the psmB gene encoding archaeal proteasome endopeptidase complex subunit beta: MDTMKGTTTVGLICDDAVILATDKRASMGNLIADKEAKKLYKIDDYIAMTIAGSVGDAQAIVRALIAEARLYKMRTGKNISPRACATLLSNILHSSRMFPFLTQIIIGGYDLTDGPKLFSLDPLGGMNEEKTFTSTGSGSPIAYGVLEAEYDRDMSIEEGLKLALKALKSAMERDTYSGNGVSVAVITKEGVKLLSDEEITKLLGNDKSKTKKKSTRRRKKSK, encoded by the coding sequence ATGGATACAATGAAAGGAACAACCACTGTCGGTTTAATTTGTGATGATGCGGTAATCTTAGCAACAGATAAGAGAGCATCAATGGGAAACTTGATAGCAGATAAGGAAGCAAAAAAATTATATAAGATAGATGATTACATTGCAATGACTATTGCAGGAAGTGTGGGTGATGCCCAGGCAATAGTTAGGGCATTAATCGCAGAGGCAAGATTGTATAAAATGAGAACTGGTAAAAACATCTCTCCAAGAGCTTGTGCTACTTTATTAAGTAATATCCTACATTCAAGCAGGATGTTTCCTTTTTTAACTCAGATAATTATAGGGGGCTATGATCTTACAGATGGGCCTAAATTATTTTCCTTAGATCCACTTGGAGGAATGAATGAAGAAAAAACCTTTACATCGACAGGTTCTGGTTCTCCAATTGCCTACGGGGTTTTAGAGGCAGAGTATGATAGGGACATGTCAATAGAAGAAGGACTAAAATTAGCGTTAAAGGCATTAAAATCAGCAATGGAAAGAGATACGTATTCTGGAAATGGAGTTTCTGTAGCAGTTATTACAAAGGAGGGGGTTAAATTATTAAGTGATGAAGAGATAACTAAGTTATTAGGAAATGATAAATCAAAAACTAAGAAAAAATCTACAAGAAGAAGAAAGAAAAGTAAATAA
- the proS gene encoding proline--tRNA ligase, which translates to MDFSEWYSDILEKAGIYDVRYPIKGCGVYLPYGFKIRRYAFELIRKLLDETGHDETLFPMLIPEDLLAKEAEHIKGFEDEVYWVTHGGKTPLDVKLALRPTSETPIYYMMRLWVKVHTDLPIKVYQIVNTFRYETKHTRPLIRLREIMTFKEAHTAHSTKEEAEKQVEEAISIYKKFFDVLGIPHLVSKRPEWDKFPGAEYTMAFDTIFPDGRVMQIATVHNLGQNFSKTFEIIFETPTGDKDFAYQTCYGISDRVIASIIAIHGDEKGLILPPVVAPLQIVIVPLIFKGKKEIVMEKSKEIYERLKDKYRVYIDDRDIRPGKKFYDWEIKGVPLRIEVGPKDIESGKITIFRRDTMEKFQVEDEQLEDEIEKTLNNIMENIKNKAYRKFEEYITMLEDVDLEKIRKILSEKRGVVLIPYKKEIYNEDLEEKVDATILGETNYKGKKYIAIAKTY; encoded by the coding sequence TTGGATTTTTCAGAGTGGTATTCTGATATTTTAGAAAAGGCAGGAATTTATGATGTAAGATACCCAATAAAAGGGTGTGGTGTTTATCTTCCATACGGGTTTAAAATCAGAAGATATGCGTTTGAACTAATAAGGAAATTGTTAGATGAAACAGGGCACGATGAAACATTATTTCCAATGTTAATTCCAGAAGATCTATTGGCAAAAGAGGCAGAACATATAAAGGGATTTGAAGATGAAGTTTACTGGGTGACTCACGGTGGAAAAACCCCGTTAGATGTTAAATTGGCACTAAGACCAACATCAGAAACACCAATATATTATATGATGAGATTATGGGTTAAAGTCCATACAGATCTTCCGATAAAAGTATATCAAATAGTTAATACGTTTAGATATGAAACGAAACACACCAGACCTTTAATTAGATTAAGAGAGATAATGACATTTAAAGAGGCACACACAGCACATTCAACAAAAGAAGAAGCGGAAAAACAAGTTGAAGAGGCAATATCTATTTATAAAAAATTCTTTGATGTATTGGGAATCCCCCATTTAGTGTCAAAAAGACCAGAATGGGATAAATTTCCAGGAGCAGAGTATACGATGGCATTTGATACAATATTTCCAGATGGAAGGGTTATGCAAATAGCAACTGTCCATAATTTAGGTCAGAATTTCTCTAAAACATTTGAAATTATATTTGAGACCCCAACAGGAGATAAAGATTTTGCATATCAAACATGTTATGGAATATCGGATAGAGTTATTGCTTCAATTATCGCAATTCATGGAGATGAAAAAGGATTAATTCTCCCTCCAGTAGTTGCTCCTCTGCAAATAGTTATTGTTCCACTGATCTTTAAAGGGAAGAAAGAAATAGTTATGGAGAAATCAAAAGAGATATATGAACGATTAAAAGATAAATACAGAGTTTATATTGATGATAGAGATATAAGGCCTGGAAAGAAGTTTTACGATTGGGAAATAAAAGGAGTTCCTTTAAGAATCGAAGTAGGGCCGAAAGATATAGAAAGTGGAAAGATAACAATATTTAGAAGAGACACCATGGAAAAATTTCAAGTTGAGGATGAGCAATTAGAGGATGAGATAGAAAAAACTTTAAATAATATTATGGAAAATATAAAAAATAAAGCTTACAGAAAATTTGAAGAATATATAACAATGCTTGAAGATGTAGATTTAGAAAAAATTAGAAAGATTTTATCTGAAAAAAGAGGAGTTGTGTTAATTCCATATAAAAAAGAGATATACAATGAGGATCTTGAGGAGAAAGTGGATGCAACTATTTTGGGAGAGACGAACTATAAAGGAAAAAAATATATTGCAATAGCAAAAACATATTAA
- the asnB gene encoding asparagine synthase (glutamine-hydrolyzing), with product MCSISGIIVKENPISSKYSIDMMRILKHRGRDNSGLLIDEDVIYFEKFDDIKDIEKEEIKNITLGHNRLAIVGRYGVQPIPNEDESAWIVCNGEIYNYIELRDYLKQNHEFRTDSDNEVIIHLYEEEKLNEIDGDYAFALYDKSKNIVILARDTFGVKPLFYVDRKEYFAFASERKALWHLLINIDGLDKDLDLLNKEIKRIKPNSQLIYYLDDDRFEIIEEFKKIKSNYMSQHDYSTAKEYLDKALKRAVLKRVRGLDRVGIICSGGVDSSLIAKLSSLYCDVILYAVGIENSEDIIYAERLAKDLNLPIRKKIISEDEYEKYVFKVAKAIDEVDLMKIGVGIPIYVASEMASEDGLKVVLSGQGADELFGGYARYERIFREKGAEMLKEELLKDIKNLHSVNLERDDHCTMANGVELRVPFLDEEVVEIALSIPVEYKISELRKKILRDVASKYLPDYIAFRPKKAAQYGSGGEKIVYKVAKKFGYSKKKINEFLDLLKNKIIN from the coding sequence ATGTGTTCCATAAGTGGAATAATTGTAAAAGAAAATCCAATATCAAGCAAATACTCAATAGACATGATGAGAATTTTAAAACATAGGGGGAGAGATAATTCAGGCCTACTAATTGATGAAGACGTTATATATTTTGAAAAATTCGATGATATTAAAGATATAGAAAAAGAAGAGATAAAAAACATAACCTTAGGGCACAATAGATTAGCAATCGTAGGTAGATATGGAGTTCAGCCAATACCGAACGAAGATGAAAGTGCATGGATAGTGTGTAATGGAGAAATATATAATTATATCGAATTAAGGGACTATCTAAAACAAAATCATGAATTTAGGACTGACAGTGATAATGAAGTTATCATTCACTTATATGAAGAAGAAAAACTAAATGAGATTGATGGGGACTATGCATTTGCCCTGTATGACAAATCTAAAAATATTGTTATATTGGCAAGAGATACATTTGGAGTTAAACCCCTCTTCTATGTAGATAGGAAGGAATACTTTGCATTTGCTTCTGAAAGAAAAGCACTGTGGCATTTGCTTATAAACATTGATGGATTAGATAAGGACTTAGATCTGCTAAATAAAGAAATAAAACGAATAAAACCAAATTCTCAATTAATATACTACCTTGATGATGATAGGTTTGAGATTATAGAAGAGTTTAAAAAAATAAAATCTAATTATATGTCTCAGCATGATTATAGCACAGCAAAAGAATACTTAGATAAAGCATTAAAAAGAGCAGTTTTAAAAAGAGTTAGAGGTTTAGATAGAGTAGGGATTATATGCTCCGGAGGGGTCGATAGCTCATTAATTGCTAAATTATCATCATTATATTGTGATGTCATACTTTACGCAGTTGGAATTGAAAATAGCGAGGATATAATTTATGCGGAAAGATTAGCCAAGGACTTAAACCTCCCAATAAGAAAAAAAATAATATCCGAAGATGAATATGAAAAATACGTGTTTAAAGTAGCCAAGGCAATAGACGAAGTCGATCTAATGAAAATAGGTGTTGGAATTCCAATATATGTAGCTTCCGAAATGGCAAGTGAAGACGGATTGAAAGTTGTGTTATCGGGTCAGGGAGCTGATGAGTTATTTGGTGGATATGCAAGGTATGAACGAATTTTTAGAGAGAAAGGAGCTGAAATGTTAAAAGAAGAATTACTAAAAGATATAAAAAACCTTCACTCAGTAAATTTAGAGAGAGACGATCACTGCACAATGGCAAACGGTGTTGAGTTAAGAGTTCCGTTTTTAGATGAAGAAGTTGTAGAGATTGCGTTATCTATTCCAGTGGAATATAAAATCTCAGAACTAAGAAAGAAGATCTTAAGAGATGTTGCTTCCAAATATCTTCCTGACTATATCGCATTTAGACCCAAAAAAGCTGCTCAGTATGGAAGTGGAGGGGAGAAGATTGTATACAAAGTTGCCAAAAAATTTGGATATTCAAAAAAGAAAATTAACGAGTTTTTAGATCTTTTAAAAAATAAAATAATAAATTAA
- a CDS encoding MTH1187 family thiamine-binding protein, which yields MRKVVAEVSIIPMGKGASVSRYIKKAIEVFKKYDLKVESGAMSTVLEGDLDEILKAFKEAHSAVLEDVDRVVSSLKIDERKDKENSIERKLKAIGEL from the coding sequence ATGAGAAAAGTTGTGGCTGAGGTATCAATAATTCCAATGGGTAAAGGAGCGAGCGTTTCAAGATATATAAAAAAGGCAATTGAGGTTTTTAAGAAATATGATCTTAAGGTAGAATCAGGAGCAATGAGCACTGTTTTGGAAGGGGATTTAGATGAGATATTAAAAGCGTTTAAAGAGGCGCATTCAGCTGTTTTAGAGGATGTAGATAGAGTAGTTAGTAGTTTGAAAATAGATGAGAGGAAAGATAAGGAAAACTCAATAGAAAGGAAGTTAAAAGCGATTGGAGAGTTGTAG
- a CDS encoding protein kinase — protein MITITRWLEIEEMIFKKIPKCIVNKKILEKLKDRGVEITDVLGKGHRGIVFKGRFKDKDVAIKIPRVDSPKNTIIHEAEVLRRIESYQISPQVYDYDSDYLIMDYIDGEELKSAISKLDDKSLLKVVEDILKISIKLDTLGIEHGEIQGGRHFLIEGKRTYIIDFDKARIKKTTKNFTEAVSLLFGGGRIASIVREKLNLTSEDIEFLMSIAKIYKKYR, from the coding sequence ATGATAACAATTACGAGGTGGTTAGAAATTGAGGAAATGATATTCAAAAAAATTCCGAAGTGTATAGTTAATAAAAAAATACTTGAAAAATTGAAAGATAGGGGGGTTGAAATAACAGATGTTTTAGGTAAGGGGCATAGGGGAATTGTATTTAAAGGTAGATTTAAAGATAAAGATGTAGCAATAAAAATTCCAAGAGTCGATAGTCCAAAAAATACTATAATTCACGAAGCAGAAGTTTTAAGAAGGATTGAGAGTTATCAAATTTCTCCACAGGTGTATGATTATGATAGCGACTACTTGATAATGGATTATATAGATGGAGAGGAGTTAAAGTCCGCAATTTCCAAATTAGATGATAAAAGTTTATTAAAAGTGGTCGAAGATATTTTAAAGATCTCTATAAAACTTGATACTCTTGGGATTGAACATGGAGAAATACAAGGCGGTAGGCATTTTTTAATAGAAGGAAAAAGAACATATATAATTGATTTTGACAAAGCACGAATTAAAAAAACGACAAAAAACTTTACTGAGGCAGTTTCTCTGTTATTTGGAGGAGGGAGGATTGCTTCTATTGTTAGGGAGAAGTTAAACTTGACATCTGAGGATATTGAGTTTTTGATGTCTATTGCAAAAATATATAAAAAGTATAGATAA